ACAAACACAAGATCACAGATATATTATAACACTTTTTTCTTTCACCCTAGTAGTTTCCTAACAAGTTCTTCTCACCTATAAAAACCCCTTGTAGCCTATTTGTTACACCTCACAatccaattttttgtttatttcttatTCTGTTTTGTGAGTGAACTTTTATTCTCAAGCTCCTacctctttttcttcttcttcttcttctctgaAAGGCCTTGGCTTTTTTGGAAGGGAAACAGCATGTGCTCTTTCTCTTCAAAACAGACCCTTTGTGGCCCTCACCTTTTGGCACTTCCTCGTCCATGGCCATCTAAGAGACACCACAGGCACCTTCGGTTGGGCCTGCTCCACAGGTACTGTTCCATAGTATAGTAGTTTTCTGTCATGTCTTTTTGCTGTTCCTCACAGGTTGTTTCATGTGTTTTGTCTGTGATGTAACATTGGCTTGTTCTatgatgttgttgatgatgatgatgcagAAGGAGGGCACACTTGAAAGAAGTGAGACAGAGGAAAAGGATGGTTGTGGTGAAAGCTGAAATTCAGATGAAAAACTTGAAATTGTACATGGAGAATCAGACAATCATAGAGGAGAATGAGAAGTTGAGGAAGCAAGCCATGCTTCTGCACAAAGAGAATCAGGTGTTATTGTCACAGCTCCAAAAGAAGCTTTCAGAACAGACCAACAATACCAACAATAATAACTAGCTATTAGCTGATTTATATATACAGTTTATTAGTGTGGCGAGAGTAGGAGAAATCAAAGGGTCTGTGTCAATGATCCTTTTCTGATGTTAGCCCTGTATCTTGTTGACTTtgcatcttcttcttttttgtttgcaTCCTTTTCTgatgttaaattaatttattttctagcAATAAGTTTAGAGTGGTGTAATAAAGATAAATAGGTAATATGCCAATTGTAAGCATTACATGGAATATAGAATTGTGCAACCTTGTGTTAGCTTTTTAAATTCCTCACTTGTTAGTTTTCCTGATGTCATAACTATTTGATTAAGCTCATCAATTCGTTTATAAATATACCTTTCAATAATAAAGTCGCAACATTTTTCAACTGGGTAAGTATTACATTCATTGGGTCAATTAACACTACACATGTCTTTGTAATGATATTGTTATGTAAGGGTAGTGCAGAGAGATAAATAAGTTATGATTTTATGCACTCACAAATGGCAGCAGATTTTATATGGTTAGTTTGTCATCAACAGCAAAAACACAGTAAGAACTGGCAAAAAGGAGATTCATGATTTAGCATCATTCATAACTAATATTCCTACGGAGGTGTTTCTGGTGCTTGTTAATTGCAGATTATTGGCCAAGAACTGAAATTTATGATTAGTAAAATTATGCTGATGTAAAATTTCTCATACAAACTTttccataaattaaaattagttaaattaaaactaataacaaTGAAGGTAAAATGCGTAAGAACTTTTGCAAATTAACTGTATAAATGAATTTTACCTTAATGAaaaaacatttcatttttttctattttttttaaagttcgTTGAAAAAGTTGtccaaacaaatcaaaataatagaagttGCACCATCTACCACAGAAAACTATGGAGGAGAAGAAAAAAGCAAAGAAATGTTCTTCATCCACTACTTTCCTCCCTATCTTTTATGAGGGGGTCCTTGGGAAAGCAATTGTCACATCTCCAGGTGTGCGTTTATTGTAtgtaaatatattctaaaaatagACCAAACTGTCACACAGAGAAATGTAAGGGTAGAAAATTAGGGATTGATTCATCGTTGTAATGTTCTAGTGTTCAAAAACACGATAAATAGAATATGCAGTAGCACTTAAATTCAAACTCAGAACAAATTTGAACTAGTTCTCAACTACAGAGTAGTCAGTCAAAAGAAACTAGGTAATCCCTTCAATTCACTACAGCAGACTCATCATGATTTGATGTTTGGAAAACCCCCAGAAAGGATACAATAAACCTAAAAGATAACTTAATAACGACTGACCAAGAAAAAGTCTTCGTCATCAAGAACCTCAACATCTTTATCTCCAACAAAATGCTCTCGGCCAATTGCCTTCACTATATCGGCAAATTCTATCCTTTTCTCCACAGAGAGAGGTACAAATGGTAGCCTAAAAACGGGCCTGACAACCCCAAGTTGAGCAAGAGCAGTGTTCAACCCAATGGGGTTTGGCATGTGGAAAAGCCAGTCAATCAGAGGTAGGAGCTTAGAATTTAACCTAGGATTTACACCATACATTAGTTCCCGCATTAGACCAGGAACCAGGTTGCTTGCAACAGATATCACTCCAGTAGCCCCATAATCCCATCTAGCATCATGGCATTGATCATCATTCCCACTCCACACAACAATCTCATTGTCTGTATACTGCTTGATCCGATCATTTCCCACACACTCCTTGACACCAGCTAAGTTAGAACTTTCAGCTAAGGTTTCAATTACATGTGGAGGAATGTCTTGACCAGTCCGCGAAGGCACATTATAGATTATTGTGGGTCCCATCGGAAGCACACTTTGAAAGTGAGCAACCATGCCATCCAAGGAGGTTTTTCCGTAGTAGGGGTTTATGTGAAGCGCAGCATGCATTCCAACAGCAAAACCCTGCTCAGTGGCATGAATTGCTTCCCTGGTGGAGTTGCTTCCAGTATTTCCAATAACCTTAATTTTCCCACCAAAACAGTTAACTGTATGAGCAATGAGCATTATGTGCTCCTCCCAGCTCATTAATTGTCCTTCACCAGTTGTCCCACCAACAATAACACCTTCGACCCCTTCTCCAATCTGCATATTCACCAAGTCATCGTATGCTTCAAGATCAAATCGCCCATCAGGTAGGTATGGAGTTTTGATGGCAGTTATCAACCTCAGACACTTTATGTCCTCTGGGGAAGTCCTGTAAATGCAATACACATGGCTTTATTTGTGCAAATTATTATAATCCAAACTCGCAAAGCCCAAATAAGcagcaaagaaaataaaaagccaaaaataataattttatattacattaaaatatgtacaaatatagtttcactataaaaatatatactgCCGTGTAAATAGATTTAAAAAGTTTTTCAGTTCAAATATACATATCTAGTATCTAGATGACATGAAACCCTTGCTAAGTGAACGACAGACCAGATAAGAAGTGAAAATTAAGTTCAGAGTGTAAATTAGTGAGAGAACATTGCTTAAAGCTCTAGATGCATCTCATCATCTGTGTCTCGTCCAGAAATCCTACCCAGAGCATGCATCCTACAGTTCCCACCTAATTTAGACAATACACACATGTAcacatgataaagaaaagaaaaaaaacagtcTCAGAAATGAAAAGAtatgaaaacaaatgtatatataatttagtagaAAATTGAATGGATTTAGAACAGTAAATTTAAAACCCACCTATTTTTCAACTCAAAGCTGCGCATTGGGAGGTGCAAACTAGATTTCACAGCTGCTTGTGGAGGCTTCCAGTTTGAGCTCCTgattaatatagaaaatatttaacatcaaaGGTAGCAAAATTTGGAAAGAGTGGTATTTTAAAAACGTAATCGGGATTGATACACACAGTCGTACGTACATGCATATGACAAAGAGAAAACCATATTGCAACTAAAAACACAAATAGAATACTGATTTGAAATTGGAAAATAAACTTttgattaaaaagtaaaaaactgATACCCAAAAGTGAGGCAGAGACATAGAGCACAACACTTATGGGTGAATGTACAGAGAGTCCTTTTCACTCTAGTTCATCACATCATCTTACTATCTTTCATTATCCCAAACAAAGAAACATTATTTCCCATGAAGAACTGGAAAGAGGTAACCACGAGACATAAATGTTTAGTCAAGTTTACAAGTAGAAAGGGACAAAACTTTCAAAAAATCGTACATTAAAGAGGAGAACAAGAGACTCCCATTTCATTACCGtcttacttttataaatttcattctTCTCCTcattataatcaattattagcACATATGGCTAGACTAAGAGGCTATTATTGCAGAAACAAAATAATCGGAACAACAACAGCAAAACGGTATTAAAAGGGGCGATCCTTTACAGTAAAAAACCCTCTAAAACATAGTTATCAATGCATTGCGGCCATACCCAAAAGGAACTGTCAGTGGTACGGTCACTATTCTGAATGctacaaatacaaattaaataatttatgtgaCACATATAAATGCTCAAAAACAGAACATAGTACACGATGTGAAAGATCAATCAAGTGCTGATTTCATCGTCAGTATTGTTATGTATTGTAATTGTAAATCCTTGTATTTAACTATGACTCTTTAAGtctcaatatataaataatattctcCACTATGCAGTTGACACTCATAATCCATGATATATGTCTCTCATTTCTTTTCCCTCTCAACTAGACCTAAACACAACAAGAACAAAATCTAGAAATGAAATAAGTGTTAGTCTCCAAGAGGATGGTACTAGACATAAAAGAACTGGTCTGAGGTTGACAACCGaatgtaaaaataaacaaataaagacAGGACAATCAGAACTGAACCCGGAGATAGAATGCTCTGAACAAGTTATCAAGCCAGGTTTTTAAAActcatcaaagttttaatgtcgctaaaacacacaaaaacgaCACAGCATATTTGAATGTACTACACATTAAATTGCAAAGGGTAACTCAATCAAGTGTTGATTCAAATTCAACTGTCTCACTAACTCAATTAACCCGGAGAAATCCAAATGCCAATATCATTCACCCATACATGCCCCTTAGAGACTTTCTCACTTCagataaacaatttaaaaaatccaCCAAACAGCGAATGAAACCTAATAACCCATATTTAACACATAAATCCAGTAACGAACAACCACCACACCAGCAACAACGGCCATACACAAACAACACTACTGTTAGTCAGATTTCAGAAACCATCAATACATCAATGAACCTTGGAATTCCaatttcaaaattacaaaatccgAAAAcgaaaaaacaaacaataaaataataatcataaaaataactaaaattgatGAGGAAAATGAACCTGGTGCTTTTATTGTTGGTGACATTGGAGGGGCAATCGGGGAAGGTGGCAGCTCTGAAGCAAAGGGTTTTGAGTGTGGCCATGAGTTAAGAGAGTGGAGAAGAAGATCCGAATGGGAAGAGTAAAACGGTGTCGTTTGAGAGAGATCTTAGAAGAGGAATGAGAAGAAGGTGTATGCAGTGAGAGTAGAAAATGGCGGCGAAGAGTACTTTGGCTTCTCTCTGTGGGAACTGTGGAAAATAAACGGAAAATGACACACACCACTGCACCTGTTACTCGTCGACACTTCTTAAACTtctaataacaaacataaaataaaatatttttttaagttaaaattaatttaaaaattaaaaaatcatattacaaACTTAAGTATTATACAGACTGTACTTCGTTTTAATATTACCCCCGTAGAAGAATATAGTTTAAGCGTAAGTTAGGatgtaatagataaaattaaatattatataaaaataaaagtttattacatcatttttttaattttaaagataaaagtaacgtcaaaaatttatatgtataaaactATTATCATgtatacataattataattttttaatgacacatatgataaaatatataaactcaacggtatgatttatatatatataactcataTGAAACTATAACGGAACAACTCCCATTTTATATCTttgtttagaaaatatatttcagaaaaaagatattttattggGTAGAAGGTTAAATGAAGAAATACCGCATAACCgaaataaagaaatacaaatGTATGTATACTGAATTtggatattttgttt
This region of Vigna unguiculata cultivar IT97K-499-35 chromosome 5, ASM411807v1, whole genome shotgun sequence genomic DNA includes:
- the LOC114183588 gene encoding protein LITTLE ZIPPER 2 yields the protein MCSFSSKQTLCGPHLLALPRPWPSKRHHRHLRLGLLHRRRAHLKEVRQRKRMVVVKAEIQMKNLKLYMENQTIIEENEKLRKQAMLLHKENQVLLSQLQKKLSEQTNNTNNNN
- the LOC114185923 gene encoding 4-hydroxy-tetrahydrodipicolinate synthase, chloroplastic translates to MATLKTLCFRAATFPDCPSNVTNNKSTRSSNWKPPQAAVKSSLHLPMRSFELKNRTSPEDIKCLRLITAIKTPYLPDGRFDLEAYDDLVNMQIGEGVEGVIVGGTTGEGQLMSWEEHIMLIAHTVNCFGGKIKVIGNTGSNSTREAIHATEQGFAVGMHAALHINPYYGKTSLDGMVAHFQSVLPMGPTIIYNVPSRTGQDIPPHVIETLAESSNLAGVKECVGNDRIKQYTDNEIVVWSGNDDQCHDARWDYGATGVISVASNLVPGLMRELMYGVNPRLNSKLLPLIDWLFHMPNPIGLNTALAQLGVVRPVFRLPFVPLSVEKRIEFADIVKAIGREHFVGDKDVEVLDDEDFFLVSRY